In the genome of Streptomyces racemochromogenes, one region contains:
- a CDS encoding ABC transporter permease, which produces MKKFDKDRLLLGFAGPALALVSAFVLSMIVLAASGVDPIEPLRIMIEQSGYEDVQVLIVNQAGTYYLAALAVAIGFRMNLFNIGVDGQYRLAAMVSALVGAAVTLPGPLHILVIVLVAMLVGAFWSGIAGILKAKRGVSEVVSTIMLNAIATSLIAWLILPKNLGVQPVGSNDLTTGDIPESGWFPGVELGDGMEIYGFTFIAFALGVVYWFVLNRTRFGFDLRATGASESAAQASGVDAKKMIMTSMLISGAVAGLVSMPLLLGESHTYNLSFPAGIGFTGITIALLGRNNPVGIFFAALLIAFIDKASAGLDTAGYAKEIGTIMKGLIVVAVVVSYELVRRYGIRRQQQKVGEELAAGHAIKTEKEVAA; this is translated from the coding sequence ATGAAGAAATTCGACAAGGACCGGCTGCTTCTCGGCTTCGCCGGACCCGCGCTGGCACTGGTCAGCGCCTTCGTACTGAGCATGATCGTGCTGGCCGCGTCGGGCGTCGACCCGATCGAGCCGCTGCGCATCATGATCGAGCAGTCCGGCTACGAGGACGTGCAGGTCCTCATCGTGAACCAGGCCGGCACGTACTACCTGGCAGCCCTGGCCGTCGCCATCGGCTTCCGGATGAACCTCTTCAACATCGGCGTCGACGGCCAGTACCGCCTCGCCGCGATGGTCAGCGCCCTGGTCGGCGCGGCGGTCACGCTGCCCGGCCCGCTGCACATCCTGGTGATCGTGCTCGTCGCCATGCTCGTCGGCGCCTTCTGGTCCGGCATCGCGGGCATCCTCAAGGCCAAGCGCGGCGTGAGCGAGGTCGTCTCGACGATCATGCTCAACGCCATCGCGACCTCGCTGATCGCCTGGCTGATCCTGCCCAAGAACCTCGGCGTGCAGCCCGTCGGCTCCAACGACCTGACCACCGGTGACATCCCGGAGTCGGGCTGGTTCCCGGGCGTCGAGCTCGGTGACGGCATGGAGATCTACGGCTTCACCTTCATCGCCTTCGCGCTGGGCGTCGTCTACTGGTTCGTGCTCAACCGCACCCGGTTCGGCTTCGACCTGCGCGCCACCGGCGCCAGCGAGTCCGCCGCCCAGGCCTCCGGCGTGGACGCCAAGAAGATGATCATGACCTCGATGCTCATCTCGGGCGCCGTCGCCGGTCTGGTCAGCATGCCGCTCCTGCTGGGCGAGTCCCACACGTACAACCTGTCCTTCCCGGCGGGCATCGGCTTCACCGGCATCACCATCGCGCTGCTCGGCCGCAACAACCCGGTCGGCATCTTCTTCGCGGCGCTGCTGATCGCCTTCATCGACAAGGCGTCCGCCGGCCTCGACACGGCCGGCTACGCCAAGGAAATCGGCACGATCATGAAGGGCCTGATCGTGGTCGCCGTGGTCGTCAGCTACGAGCTCGTCCGCCGCTACGGCATCCGCCGCCAGCAGCAGAAGGTCGGCGAGGAGCTGGCCGCCGGCCACGCCATCAAGACCGAGAAGGAGGTCGCGGCGTGA
- a CDS encoding ABC transporter ATP-binding protein, whose amino-acid sequence MPSQTAFQLLPRQGECVINASSPPLAVELHGITKRFPGVVANKDIAISVRKGTVHALIGENGAGKSTLMKILYGMQKPDEGTIAIDGEQVSFNNPGEAIARGIGMVHQHFMLADNLTVLENVVLGGEKLYGIGSKARKKIQEISDAYGLGVRPDALIEDLGVADRQRVEILKVLYRGAKTLILDEPTAVLVPQEVDALFDNLRELKAEGLTVIFISHKLGEILKVADDITVIRRGTTVGTADPKTATTKQLAELMVGSELPSPETRESTVTTTPMLQVDGLTVADAGTIVTPETSVNALGDSDTDLREPAVAGRLLLDGITFTIHKGEVLGIAGVEGNGQTELIEALMGMISPDAGAITLDGSDITKMPVRKRREGGIGYIPEDRHRHGLLLESPLWENRILGHVTEAPNSKRGVLDPKAARKDTERIVREYDVRTPGIDVTAASLSGGNQQKLIVGREMSHNPKFLIAAHPTRGVDVGAQAQIWDAIREARREGLAVLLISADLDELIGLSDTLRVIYRGRLVADADPATITPEELGTAMTGAATGHLEATDDHSAEVDGDTTEDEAR is encoded by the coding sequence CTGCCGAGCCAAACGGCTTTCCAGCTCCTTCCGCGCCAAGGAGAGTGCGTCATCAACGCGTCCAGCCCCCCTCTCGCCGTAGAACTGCACGGCATCACCAAGCGTTTCCCCGGCGTCGTCGCCAACAAGGACATCGCCATCTCCGTCCGCAAGGGCACGGTCCACGCCCTGATCGGCGAGAACGGTGCCGGCAAGTCGACCCTGATGAAGATCCTCTACGGCATGCAGAAGCCGGACGAGGGCACCATCGCCATCGACGGGGAGCAGGTCTCCTTCAACAACCCCGGTGAGGCCATCGCACGCGGCATCGGCATGGTGCACCAGCACTTCATGCTCGCCGACAACCTCACCGTCCTGGAGAACGTCGTCCTCGGCGGCGAGAAGCTCTACGGCATCGGCTCCAAGGCCCGCAAGAAGATCCAGGAGATCTCGGACGCGTACGGCCTCGGCGTGCGCCCCGACGCCCTGATCGAGGACCTCGGTGTCGCCGACCGCCAGCGCGTGGAGATCCTCAAGGTCCTCTACCGCGGCGCCAAGACCCTCATCCTCGACGAGCCGACCGCCGTGCTCGTGCCGCAGGAAGTGGACGCGCTCTTCGACAACCTGCGCGAGCTCAAGGCCGAGGGCCTCACGGTCATCTTCATCTCGCACAAGCTGGGCGAGATCCTGAAGGTCGCCGACGACATCACCGTCATCCGCCGCGGCACCACGGTGGGCACCGCCGACCCGAAGACCGCGACGACCAAGCAGCTCGCCGAGCTGATGGTCGGCAGCGAGCTGCCCTCGCCGGAGACCCGCGAGTCCACGGTCACCACGACCCCCATGCTTCAGGTCGACGGCCTGACCGTCGCCGACGCGGGCACCATCGTCACCCCCGAGACCTCCGTGAACGCCCTCGGCGACTCCGACACCGACCTGCGCGAGCCCGCCGTCGCCGGCCGCCTGCTGCTCGACGGGATCACCTTCACGATCCACAAGGGCGAGGTCCTCGGCATCGCCGGCGTCGAGGGCAACGGCCAGACGGAGCTGATCGAGGCCCTCATGGGCATGATCAGCCCCGACGCGGGCGCCATCACCCTCGACGGCAGCGACATCACCAAGATGCCGGTCCGCAAGCGCCGCGAGGGCGGCATCGGCTACATCCCCGAGGACCGCCACCGCCACGGCCTGCTGCTGGAGTCCCCGCTCTGGGAGAACCGCATCCTCGGCCACGTCACCGAGGCGCCCAACTCCAAGCGCGGCGTCCTCGACCCGAAGGCCGCCCGCAAGGACACCGAGCGGATCGTGCGCGAGTACGACGTCCGCACGCCCGGCATCGACGTCACCGCGGCCTCCCTCTCCGGCGGCAACCAGCAGAAGCTGATCGTCGGCCGCGAGATGAGCCACAACCCCAAGTTCCTCATCGCCGCCCACCCCACGCGCGGCGTGGACGTCGGCGCGCAGGCGCAGATCTGGGACGCGATCCGCGAAGCCCGGCGCGAGGGCCTCGCCGTCCTGCTGATCTCCGCCGACCTGGACGAGCTGATCGGCCTGTCCGACACGCTCCGCGTCATCTACCGCGGCCGCCTGGTCGCGGACGCCGACCCGGCGACGATCACCCCCGAGGAGCTCGGCACCGCCATGACCGGCGCCGCGACCGGGCACCTGGAAGCCACTGACGACCACTCCGCCGAGGTCGACGGCGACACGACGGAGGACGAGGCCCGATGA
- a CDS encoding BMP family lipoprotein — translation MRRITRIATVGIASAALALSATACGGKKSSDSPSSDGSAPTSSAGAAIAYDIGGRGDQSFNDAAFAGLEKAEKDLKIKTAEAEPTEGESEADKVQRLTELARKGNNPVIGVGFAYAPAIKKVAAKFPKTTFGIIDDTSVTDKNIANLVFNEEQGSYLAGVAAAKASKSGTVGFIGGVEVPLIKKFEAGFTQGVKDTNPNAKVLTKYLSQPPDFGGFAKPDLGKAAAKGQIDGGADVVYAAAGLAGSGAIEAAATSGKWAIGVDSDQYNQAGLSKYKDKILTSVTKDVSDAVYNLIKSVKDGKPESGEVRYGLDKDGVGLADSNPEYKNMAELIAAVEKAKADIIAKKITVKTTP, via the coding sequence TTGCGCCGGATCACCAGGATCGCCACCGTGGGCATCGCGTCCGCGGCGCTGGCCCTCTCGGCCACCGCCTGTGGCGGAAAGAAGTCCTCGGACAGCCCCTCCTCCGACGGCAGCGCGCCCACCTCCTCCGCGGGCGCGGCCATCGCGTACGACATCGGCGGCCGTGGCGACCAGTCGTTCAACGACGCCGCGTTCGCGGGCCTGGAGAAGGCCGAGAAGGACCTCAAGATCAAGACCGCCGAGGCGGAGCCGACCGAGGGCGAGAGCGAGGCCGACAAGGTCCAGCGCCTCACCGAGCTGGCGCGCAAGGGCAACAACCCGGTCATCGGCGTCGGCTTCGCCTACGCGCCGGCCATCAAGAAGGTCGCCGCGAAGTTCCCGAAGACCACCTTCGGCATCATCGACGACACCTCGGTGACCGACAAGAACATCGCCAACCTGGTCTTCAACGAGGAGCAGGGCTCCTACCTGGCCGGCGTCGCCGCCGCCAAGGCGTCGAAGAGCGGCACGGTCGGCTTCATCGGCGGTGTCGAGGTTCCGCTGATCAAGAAGTTCGAGGCGGGCTTCACCCAGGGCGTCAAGGACACCAACCCCAACGCCAAGGTACTGACCAAGTACCTCTCCCAGCCGCCGGACTTCGGTGGCTTCGCCAAGCCCGACCTGGGCAAGGCCGCCGCCAAGGGCCAGATCGACGGTGGCGCCGACGTGGTCTACGCCGCCGCCGGCCTCGCCGGCTCGGGCGCCATCGAGGCCGCCGCGACCTCCGGCAAGTGGGCCATCGGCGTCGACTCCGACCAGTACAACCAGGCCGGTCTGTCGAAGTACAAGGACAAGATCCTGACCTCGGTCACCAAGGACGTGTCCGACGCGGTCTACAACCTGATCAAGTCGGTCAAGGACGGCAAGCCGGAGTCCGGCGAGGTCCGCTACGGCCTGGACAAGGACGGCGTCGGCCTGGCCGACTCCAACCCCGAGTACAAGAACATGGCCGAGCTCATCGCCGCGGTGGAGAAGGCGAAGGCCGACATCATCGCGAAGAAGATCACCGTCAAGACCACGCCGTAA
- a CDS encoding amidohydrolase → MSREPQTALPGKPVRPELPGKLPDGLRAELIAFRRDLHMHPELGHQEFRTTAAIKARLEKAGLRPRVLKSGTGLICDVGTWDGGRPMLALRADIDALPIPDAKTHVSYRSTYPDRAHACGHDVHTTVVLGAGLVLAELDRQGLLPRPVRLLFQPAEEVLPGGATEAIESGVLDGVGKIIAVHCDPRVDAGRIGLRPGPITSACDRLEVTLDGPGGHTARPHLTTDMVTAAARVAIDVPALLARRMDARAGMSVTWGRIESGHACNVVPMHAELSGTVRCLDLNAWYEAPDMIHAAIDEVATMHGAKFEINHVRGVPPVVNDPVVTELLREAMGARRGPESVEDTEQSLGGEDFSWYLEHVPGAMARLGVRRPGDTAKRDLHRGDFDVDETSIGYGVEFFTAAALLDGRRNGPVTSKIG, encoded by the coding sequence ATGTCCCGCGAGCCCCAGACCGCCCTGCCCGGCAAGCCTGTCCGGCCCGAGCTGCCCGGCAAGCTGCCGGACGGGCTCCGTGCCGAACTGATCGCCTTCCGCCGGGACTTGCACATGCACCCCGAGCTAGGACACCAGGAGTTCCGCACCACCGCGGCGATCAAGGCCCGGCTGGAGAAGGCAGGCCTGCGACCACGCGTCCTGAAGTCCGGCACCGGGCTCATCTGTGACGTCGGCACCTGGGACGGGGGACGGCCGATGCTGGCCCTGCGCGCGGACATCGACGCCCTGCCCATCCCGGACGCCAAGACCCACGTCTCGTACCGCTCCACCTACCCGGACCGGGCCCACGCCTGCGGCCACGACGTCCACACCACCGTCGTCCTCGGCGCCGGCCTGGTCCTCGCCGAGCTCGACCGGCAGGGCCTGCTGCCCCGGCCGGTGCGGCTGCTGTTCCAGCCGGCCGAGGAGGTGCTGCCGGGCGGCGCGACCGAGGCCATCGAGTCCGGGGTGCTGGACGGCGTCGGAAAGATCATCGCCGTGCACTGCGACCCGCGGGTCGACGCGGGCAGGATCGGCCTGCGGCCCGGCCCCATCACCTCGGCCTGCGACCGCCTGGAGGTCACCCTCGACGGCCCCGGCGGCCACACCGCCCGCCCGCACCTCACCACCGACATGGTGACGGCCGCCGCCCGCGTCGCCATCGACGTGCCGGCGCTGCTGGCCCGCCGGATGGACGCCCGCGCGGGCATGTCCGTCACCTGGGGCCGGATCGAGTCCGGGCACGCCTGCAACGTCGTCCCGATGCACGCCGAGCTCTCCGGCACGGTCCGCTGCCTCGACCTGAACGCCTGGTACGAGGCCCCCGACATGATCCACGCGGCGATCGACGAGGTCGCCACGATGCACGGGGCCAAGTTCGAGATCAACCACGTGCGCGGCGTGCCGCCGGTCGTCAACGACCCGGTGGTCACCGAGCTGCTCCGGGAGGCCATGGGCGCCCGGCGCGGCCCCGAGTCGGTGGAGGACACCGAGCAGAGCCTCGGCGGCGAGGACTTCTCCTGGTACCTGGAGCACGTCCCCGGCGCCATGGCCCGGCTCGGCGTCCGCCGCCCGGGCGACACCGCCAAGCGGGACCTGCACCGCGGCGATTTCGACGTCGACGAGACCTCGATCGGCTACGGCGTCGAGTTCTTCACGGCCGCCGCACTCCTCGACGGCCGCCGCAACGGTCCCGTCACATCAAAGATCGGGTAA
- a CDS encoding N-acetylneuraminate synthase family protein: MTVATTEPRLRTFGPRVAGPGRPVYVVGEIGINHNGDLGTAFALIDAAVEAGCDAVKFQKRTPEICTPRDQWDVERDTPWGRMTYIDYRHRVEFGEADYLAIDEHCAKRGIAWFASPWDTEAVAFLEKFDPPAHKVASACLTDDELLRTLRATGRTVVLSTGMSTPRQIRHAVEVLGSDSILLCHATSTYPAKAEELNLRVINTLQEEYPNVPIGYSGHETGLQTTLAAVALGAAFVERHITLDRAMWGSDQAASVEPGGLARLVRDIRTIETALGDGVKRVYPSELGPMKKLRRIQGTLPAPAAI; the protein is encoded by the coding sequence ATGACGGTCGCCACCACCGAACCCCGCCTGCGCACCTTCGGCCCCCGCGTCGCCGGCCCCGGCCGCCCCGTCTACGTGGTCGGCGAGATCGGCATCAACCACAACGGCGACCTCGGCACCGCCTTCGCCCTGATCGACGCCGCCGTCGAAGCCGGATGCGACGCCGTCAAGTTCCAGAAGCGCACCCCCGAGATCTGCACCCCCCGCGACCAGTGGGACGTCGAACGCGACACCCCCTGGGGCCGTATGACGTACATCGACTACCGCCACCGCGTCGAGTTCGGCGAGGCCGACTACCTCGCCATCGACGAGCACTGCGCCAAGCGCGGCATCGCCTGGTTCGCCTCCCCCTGGGACACCGAGGCCGTCGCCTTCCTGGAGAAGTTCGACCCGCCCGCCCACAAGGTGGCCTCCGCCTGCCTCACCGACGACGAACTGCTGCGCACCCTGCGCGCCACCGGCCGCACCGTCGTCCTCTCCACCGGCATGTCCACCCCCCGGCAGATCCGGCACGCCGTCGAGGTGCTCGGCAGCGACAGCATCCTGCTCTGCCACGCCACCTCGACGTACCCGGCCAAGGCCGAGGAGCTCAACCTCCGCGTCATCAACACCCTCCAGGAGGAGTACCCCAACGTCCCCATCGGCTACTCCGGCCACGAGACCGGCCTGCAGACCACCCTGGCCGCCGTCGCCCTCGGCGCGGCCTTCGTCGAGCGGCACATCACCCTCGACCGCGCCATGTGGGGCTCCGACCAGGCCGCCTCCGTCGAGCCGGGGGGCCTGGCCCGCCTGGTCCGCGACATCCGCACCATCGAGACCGCCCTCGGCGACGGCGTCAAGCGCGTCTACCCCTCCGAACTCGGCCCCATGAAGAAGCTCCGCCGCATCCAGGGCACCCTCCCCGCCCCGGCCGCGATCTGA
- a CDS encoding DUF6716 putative glycosyltransferase: MRNNFCRVPVPFRSSPAGPRVAVLADSDTRWKWGALTARRLAPGDHRVTGYLLRGRATPTARQLGEAGVAADAAPAEVTCAEFLAELAGGRERHDVVVLALVGGAVQAVLHGARALWPEPAARPVFVTGYVGVVYEKLADGLLLRHGADLVLANSRHDAARFRAVYEGAGADPDAVTETALPFLDGAPYAPAGNRTHRVVFAVQPSVPESRADRAYLLGRAAGHARLHPDREVLVKLRSRPGEHTTHLEEHPYQRLAERLPGGLPPNCRLVYGHMGEVLDTTDLLVTVSSTAALESMHRGIPTAVLTDLGIREALGNQHFLGSGCLTSWDELDAGLLPKATPAWTTTHGVPAPHHPAPRKPGEPADREPGIPAPADREPGIPAPVAREPGIPAPVAREPGIPAPVAREPGIPAPVGREPGIPAPGPDPATGRPADTARAPGARGNPGAPAPDAQAPDTGNPADPYAAARQRLAGLLAADRLPPVDPYYTLRTAPGYLPGILARQHLAPDGTPLPGAVRPGGSAARRWLRAHLREAARGAYRHGVQRVAPAIRRLGEL; the protein is encoded by the coding sequence ATGCGGAATAACTTCTGCCGGGTGCCAGTGCCATTCAGAAGCAGCCCGGCCGGACCACGCGTCGCCGTACTCGCCGACTCCGACACACGCTGGAAATGGGGCGCCCTCACCGCCCGCCGCCTCGCCCCCGGGGACCACCGCGTCACCGGCTACCTGCTGCGCGGCCGGGCCACCCCCACCGCACGCCAGCTCGGCGAGGCCGGCGTCGCGGCGGACGCCGCGCCCGCGGAGGTGACCTGCGCCGAGTTCCTCGCGGAGCTCGCCGGCGGACGCGAACGCCACGACGTGGTCGTGCTGGCCCTCGTCGGCGGCGCCGTCCAGGCCGTACTGCACGGGGCCCGCGCCCTGTGGCCGGAGCCCGCGGCCCGGCCGGTGTTCGTCACCGGCTACGTCGGCGTCGTCTACGAGAAGCTCGCCGACGGACTGCTGCTGCGGCACGGCGCCGACCTGGTCCTCGCCAACTCCCGCCACGACGCCGCCCGCTTCCGCGCCGTGTACGAGGGGGCGGGCGCCGACCCGGACGCCGTCACCGAGACGGCCCTGCCCTTCCTCGACGGGGCGCCGTACGCACCGGCCGGGAACCGCACCCACCGGGTGGTCTTCGCGGTGCAGCCCTCCGTACCGGAGAGCCGCGCCGACCGCGCCTACCTGCTGGGCCGCGCCGCCGGCCACGCACGGCTGCACCCCGACCGGGAGGTGCTGGTCAAACTGCGCAGCCGGCCGGGGGAGCACACCACCCACCTGGAGGAACACCCCTACCAGCGCCTCGCCGAGCGGCTCCCGGGCGGCCTCCCGCCCAACTGCCGGCTGGTCTACGGGCACATGGGCGAGGTGCTGGACACCACCGACCTGCTGGTCACCGTCTCCTCCACGGCCGCCCTGGAGTCGATGCACCGGGGCATCCCGACGGCCGTCCTGACCGACCTCGGCATCCGCGAGGCCCTGGGCAACCAGCACTTCCTCGGCTCGGGCTGCCTCACCTCGTGGGACGAACTGGACGCCGGCCTGCTACCGAAGGCCACCCCCGCCTGGACAACCACCCACGGCGTCCCGGCCCCCCACCACCCCGCCCCGCGGAAACCCGGGGAGCCCGCCGACCGCGAACCCGGGATCCCCGCCCCCGCCGACCGCGAACCCGGGATCCCCGCCCCCGTCGCCCGCGAACCCGGGATCCCCGCCCCCGTCGCCCGCGAACCCGGGATCCCCGCCCCCGTCGCCCGCGAACCCGGGATCCCCGCCCCCGTCGGCCGCGAACCCGGGATCCCCGCCCCCGGGCCGGACCCCGCCACCGGCCGGCCGGCGGACACCGCCCGGGCGCCGGGCGCGCGCGGAAACCCGGGGGCCCCCGCCCCCGACGCCCAGGCGCCGGACACCGGGAACCCCGCCGACCCGTACGCCGCCGCGCGGCAGCGTCTGGCCGGGCTGCTCGCGGCCGACCGGCTGCCGCCCGTGGACCCCTACTACACGCTCCGCACCGCCCCCGGGTACCTGCCCGGGATCCTGGCCCGCCAGCACCTCGCCCCCGACGGGACCCCGCTCCCCGGCGCCGTCCGGCCCGGCGGGTCGGCCGCCCGCCGCTGGCTGCGGGCGCACCTGCGCGAGGCGGCCCGGGGGGCCTACCGGCACGGGGTCCAGCGCGTGGCCCCGGCCATCCGCAGGCTGGGGGAGCTGTGA
- a CDS encoding glycosyltransferase family 2 protein has translation MLKLSVVVPFHNVQAYAPDALKSLELNARGDFEFLLVDDRSTDGTPALLERAAAGGVPGAVHLRRDRNGGLATARNTGLDAARGEYVAFLDGDDWLAPGHLARTLAAIEALGCDFVRTDHVQVTGRSRVVQRVPYGPEMVVGDPRCGILPASRATAVDYPYAWAGMYHRRLLDRGLLHFTDGLRTAEDRPWIWRLHREAASFAAVGLPGVFYRRGIPTSLTQIGDERQLDFIRAFDQVLADVATDREYELLIPKAVRTYCAIIAHHLGSSERFEPAVAKKLRFMSAAALGRMPAPVLDRVIASMDAERSALLRGLRRRRRAAGAHAAGQAAGYAAGAAS, from the coding sequence GTGCTCAAGCTCTCTGTTGTCGTGCCGTTCCACAACGTGCAGGCATACGCGCCGGACGCCCTGAAGAGCCTCGAACTGAACGCCCGCGGGGATTTCGAGTTCCTGCTGGTCGACGACCGTTCCACGGACGGGACGCCGGCGCTGCTGGAGCGCGCGGCGGCCGGCGGGGTGCCGGGGGCGGTGCACCTCAGACGGGACCGCAACGGCGGGCTGGCCACGGCCCGCAACACGGGGCTGGACGCGGCGCGCGGGGAGTACGTCGCATTCCTGGACGGTGACGACTGGCTGGCTCCGGGGCACCTGGCCCGCACCCTGGCCGCCATCGAGGCCCTGGGCTGCGATTTCGTCCGGACCGACCACGTGCAGGTGACGGGCCGGTCCCGGGTGGTGCAGCGGGTGCCGTACGGGCCGGAGATGGTGGTGGGGGATCCGCGGTGCGGGATCCTGCCGGCCTCGCGGGCCACCGCGGTGGACTATCCGTACGCCTGGGCGGGGATGTACCACCGGCGGCTGCTGGACCGGGGGCTGCTGCACTTCACCGACGGGCTGCGGACGGCGGAGGACCGGCCGTGGATCTGGCGGCTGCACCGGGAGGCCGCCTCCTTCGCCGCGGTGGGCCTGCCCGGGGTGTTCTACCGGCGGGGAATTCCCACCTCGTTGACGCAGATCGGTGACGAACGCCAACTCGATTTCATTCGCGCATTCGACCAGGTCCTCGCGGACGTGGCGACCGACCGGGAATACGAACTGTTGATCCCCAAGGCCGTTCGAACATATTGCGCGATCATCGCGCACCACCTCGGTTCCAGCGAGAGGTTCGAACCGGCCGTGGCGAAAAAACTCCGTTTCATGAGCGCGGCCGCGCTCGGCCGCATGCCAGCGCCGGTATTGGACCGGGTCATCGCCTCGATGGACGCCGAACGCTCCGCGCTGCTGCGGGGGCTGCGCCGGCGGCGGCGGGCCGCGGGGGCGCACGCGGCGGGGCAGGCGGCGGGGTACGCGGCGGGGGCGGCCTCGTGA